A region from the uncultured Stenotrophomonas sp. genome encodes:
- a CDS encoding Putative glycosyl transferase, family 2 (modular protein) (Evidence 3 : Function proposed based on presence of conserved amino acid motif, structural feature or limited homology) — translation MNDMNIPMAKPSVLLVLGMHRSGTSALAGTFSQLGLRLGDELMPATADANPKGYFEHVRVVQAHDRLLAAFGMDWADPRALPESWMRHPATLQVRAELEQLLLQLLAAGETVVVKDPRLCRFVPLWRELLAGLGVRVHFAFIARHPVEVAASLRRRDGMSEYRAGLLSLAYQLEAEQATRGASRLFMTYEDLIADWRGQVARCRLAFGEDVLPESSGEAAVDGFLDAQLRNHRASEVHALEPEVVEAYRCFQLAAGPGTVELPPLMDALRERFEAGRRGYAAATEATLAALAVDHARHVPAWSRGLELASAWGSPLLDVPPATAPRLYVRAADGAYSEERAAEGVIDMRPDGVCVATMALAADLPLERVRFDPDGRAGVYELLTVTLDGIDVGALADRVTAMHEHRLAVPTAGMVAWAAQGEDPWLELDLSDLPVVSGGEAARSISFRFRRVTASSLAEAGNAERHVQQAAALDALHQSVGGLGGSLTRMLEANSGLLQQAHAAQSGFMQQAHAAHDARLDVLTAQLGALSGAVMELKHRSDRPLLYRLNRKRQARRLRNGWRSAGWSVVPEPLANVARSADGQWCGSHRDPQFLLQVEGARGEALAAIVQPGWYVLTLDGRVHAGRLENPCLYPDYGRGMPDSDRIGLLPYDASGCSETALYLGPGLRSLRLDPSDEDACFDIGVQLRPVARPTAWLHMLRRVCRAQGGGPKVAARLSWTMLAAGFRAGPGAMRRQCLADYQALQPGLSSDYARWLGRNEPVLAAAEVESRLAALPRRPRLSVLMPVYEAPERWLRCALDSVARQHYPDWELCVADDASPSPHVRKVLEEYQHRDPRIKVVHRQKNGHISASSNSALEAATGEYMVLLDHDDELHPEALLLVAEAIGRAPDAQLIYSDEDKIDEAGNRFDPYFKPDWNYDLFLGQNCVSHLGVYALPLVRALGGFREGLEGSQDWDLALRCVERIAPQQIVHIPRILYHWRAIQGSTALAAGEKNYAVLAGRRAVAEHLQRTGQAAEVSILPASMLRVKRAMPVPVPKVSLVIPTRDRVDLLRMCVDSILERSSYPDYEILVVDNGSVEPATLEYFARISALANVRVLAYPGEFNYSAINNFAVAQARGEVIGLVNNDIEVISADWMEEMVAHAMRPDVGAVGAMLYYPDDTIQHAGVLVGLCGVAGHIGSRHPRGSQGYFGRLLLAQELTAVTAACLLVRKSVYDEVGGLDERLRVAFNDVDLCLRIRRKGYRNLWTPFAELYHHESASRGLEDNPVKQARFMSEVEFMRKRWGDALQGDPAYNPNLSLSLPFVLES, via the coding sequence ATGAACGACATGAACATCCCGATGGCGAAGCCATCGGTGCTGCTGGTGCTGGGCATGCACCGCAGCGGCACTTCGGCACTGGCCGGTACCTTCAGCCAGTTGGGGCTCCGCCTTGGCGACGAGTTGATGCCGGCGACCGCCGATGCCAATCCCAAGGGCTATTTCGAGCACGTGCGCGTGGTCCAGGCGCATGACCGGTTGCTGGCGGCGTTCGGCATGGACTGGGCCGATCCGCGGGCGCTGCCGGAAAGCTGGATGCGCCATCCGGCCACGCTGCAGGTGCGGGCAGAGCTTGAGCAGCTGCTGTTGCAGCTGCTGGCCGCCGGCGAGACCGTGGTGGTCAAGGACCCGCGGCTGTGCCGCTTCGTGCCGTTGTGGCGTGAGCTGCTGGCCGGGCTGGGTGTCCGCGTGCATTTCGCCTTCATCGCCCGTCACCCGGTGGAGGTGGCGGCTTCGCTGCGCCGCCGTGACGGCATGTCCGAGTACCGCGCGGGGTTGTTGTCGTTGGCGTACCAGCTGGAGGCCGAGCAGGCCACGCGTGGTGCGAGCCGGTTGTTCATGACCTATGAGGACCTGATCGCGGATTGGCGCGGGCAGGTCGCGCGCTGCCGGCTGGCTTTCGGCGAGGACGTGTTGCCGGAAAGCAGCGGGGAGGCCGCCGTGGACGGTTTCCTCGATGCGCAGTTGCGCAACCACCGGGCGAGCGAGGTGCATGCGCTGGAGCCCGAGGTGGTCGAGGCTTACCGCTGCTTCCAGCTGGCCGCGGGGCCGGGGACGGTGGAATTGCCGCCGCTCATGGATGCGCTCCGCGAGCGTTTCGAGGCGGGGCGCCGGGGCTATGCGGCGGCGACGGAGGCGACGCTCGCCGCCCTTGCCGTGGACCATGCGCGCCACGTTCCGGCTTGGAGCCGGGGCCTGGAGCTGGCCAGTGCCTGGGGTTCGCCCTTGCTTGACGTGCCGCCGGCCACCGCGCCGCGGCTGTATGTGCGCGCTGCCGATGGGGCCTACTCGGAAGAGCGGGCGGCCGAGGGCGTGATCGACATGAGGCCCGACGGGGTCTGCGTGGCGACGATGGCGCTTGCCGCGGACCTGCCGCTGGAGCGCGTGCGCTTCGACCCGGATGGCCGGGCCGGTGTCTACGAGTTGTTGACGGTGACGCTGGATGGGATTGATGTCGGCGCTCTTGCCGACCGGGTAACGGCGATGCACGAGCATCGGCTGGCGGTGCCCACGGCCGGCATGGTGGCCTGGGCCGCGCAGGGGGAAGATCCGTGGCTCGAGCTGGATCTTTCCGACCTGCCGGTGGTTTCCGGCGGGGAGGCGGCGCGGAGCATTTCGTTCCGGTTCCGGCGTGTCACTGCGTCCTCCCTGGCCGAGGCGGGCAATGCCGAACGCCACGTGCAACAGGCAGCGGCCCTGGATGCATTGCACCAGTCGGTGGGTGGGCTGGGCGGCAGTCTCACCCGGATGCTGGAAGCGAACAGTGGCCTGCTGCAGCAGGCGCATGCGGCGCAGAGCGGCTTCATGCAGCAGGCGCATGCGGCGCATGATGCGCGCCTGGATGTGCTCACCGCACAGCTTGGCGCGTTGTCCGGGGCGGTGATGGAATTGAAGCACCGTTCCGACCGTCCGCTGCTTTATCGGCTCAACAGGAAGCGCCAGGCACGCAGGTTGCGCAATGGTTGGCGGTCGGCGGGGTGGAGTGTGGTGCCGGAGCCGCTGGCCAACGTGGCAAGGTCGGCGGATGGGCAATGGTGCGGCAGCCATCGGGATCCGCAGTTCTTGCTGCAGGTGGAGGGCGCGCGGGGCGAGGCGCTGGCGGCCATCGTGCAGCCGGGCTGGTACGTGCTGACGCTCGATGGCCGGGTCCATGCCGGGCGGTTGGAGAACCCCTGCCTGTATCCCGATTACGGGCGGGGCATGCCTGATTCCGATCGGATCGGCCTGCTTCCCTACGATGCAAGCGGGTGCAGCGAAACGGCGCTGTACCTGGGGCCGGGGCTGCGTTCCCTGCGGCTGGACCCCAGCGACGAGGATGCGTGCTTCGATATCGGCGTGCAGTTGCGCCCGGTGGCGCGCCCCACGGCATGGCTGCACATGTTGCGCCGGGTATGCCGGGCGCAGGGGGGCGGCCCGAAGGTGGCGGCGCGGCTGTCGTGGACGATGCTGGCAGCCGGATTCAGGGCGGGGCCTGGCGCCATGCGCAGGCAGTGCCTCGCGGACTACCAGGCATTGCAGCCGGGGCTGTCCAGCGATTACGCCAGATGGCTGGGCCGGAATGAGCCGGTGCTGGCTGCTGCCGAAGTCGAATCCCGCCTCGCGGCATTGCCCCGCCGGCCCCGGTTGTCGGTGCTGATGCCGGTCTACGAGGCGCCGGAGCGCTGGCTGCGGTGTGCGCTGGACAGCGTGGCAAGGCAGCACTACCCGGATTGGGAATTGTGTGTCGCCGACGATGCCTCGCCGTCGCCGCATGTGCGCAAGGTGCTGGAGGAATACCAGCACCGCGATCCGCGGATCAAGGTCGTCCACCGGCAGAAGAACGGGCATATCTCCGCGTCCTCCAATTCGGCGCTGGAGGCGGCGACGGGCGAGTACATGGTGCTGCTGGACCATGACGATGAATTGCACCCCGAGGCGTTGTTGCTGGTGGCCGAAGCGATCGGCCGCGCGCCGGATGCGCAGTTGATCTACAGCGACGAGGACAAGATCGACGAGGCGGGCAACCGCTTCGACCCGTATTTCAAACCGGACTGGAATTACGACCTGTTCCTGGGCCAGAACTGCGTTTCGCACCTGGGCGTCTATGCGTTGCCGCTGGTGCGCGCGTTGGGCGGCTTCCGCGAAGGGCTGGAGGGGTCGCAGGACTGGGACCTGGCGTTGCGCTGCGTCGAGCGCATTGCGCCGCAGCAGATCGTGCATATCCCGCGCATCCTCTACCACTGGCGTGCGATCCAGGGTTCGACCGCGTTGGCGGCAGGCGAAAAGAACTATGCGGTGCTGGCCGGCCGCCGCGCAGTCGCGGAACACCTGCAACGCACCGGGCAGGCGGCCGAGGTGAGCATCCTGCCGGCCAGCATGCTGCGGGTGAAGCGGGCCATGCCGGTGCCGGTGCCCAAGGTGAGCCTGGTCATCCCCACCCGCGACCGCGTGGACCTGCTGCGCATGTGCGTGGACAGCATCCTCGAACGCAGCAGTTACCCGGACTATGAAATCCTGGTGGTGGACAACGGCTCGGTCGAGCCGGCGACGCTGGAGTACTTCGCGCGGATCTCGGCGCTTGCGAACGTGCGGGTCCTGGCCTATCCGGGGGAATTCAATTATTCGGCCATCAACAACTTCGCGGTGGCGCAGGCGCGTGGCGAGGTCATCGGCCTGGTCAACAATGACATCGAGGTCATTTCCGCCGACTGGATGGAAGAGATGGTTGCGCACGCGATGCGCCCGGACGTGGGCGCGGTGGGCGCGATGCTCTATTACCCGGATGACACGATCCAGCATGCCGGCGTGCTGGTGGGCCTGTGTGGCGTGGCCGGCCACATCGGCAGCCGCCATCCGCGCGGCAGCCAGGGTTATTTCGGCCGCCTGCTGCTTGCCCAGGAATTGACGGCGGTGACTGCCGCCTGCCTGCTGGTGCGCAAGTCGGTCTATGACGAGGTGGGCGGATTGGACGAACGGTTGCGGGTGGCCTTCAACGACGTCGATCTGTGCCTGCGCATCCGCCGGAAGGGATACCGCAACCTGTGGACGCCGTTCGCAGAGTTGTATCACCACGAATCGGCATCGCGCGGCCTGGAGGACAACCCGGTCAAGCAGGCCAGGTTCATGTCGGAAGTGGAGTTCATGCGCAAGCGGTGGGGTGATGCCTTGCAGGGCGACCCTGCGTACAACCCCAATCTTTCCTTGTCCCTGCCGTTCGTTCTGGAGTCCTGA
- a CDS encoding ABC transporter-like protein — translation MSCDVSIDVAGVGKVFPVYEKPHHRLLQMLSPRSRKRRWFREFRALGDVCVKLREGERYGLIGPNGSGKSTLLQIVCGTLAATTGTVTTRGRIAALLELGAGFNLEFTGRENVYLNGTLLGLTREEVHARFDAIAAFADIGDFIDQPVKSYSSGMFIRLAFAVAIHVEPDILIVDEALSVGDEAFQRKCFARIERLRDEGATIVFVSHSASTVLELCNHAILLDRGDLLATGTPKEVVALYQRLLFAQPDKAAELRAACLARHPGKTGEDTAGAIKALVRTVVDDGAAAEEENSHFDPGLVSQSALRYDSRGARIEDPHIQTMTGRRVNVLKHGDEYAYVYSVAFDQAAVGVRFGMLIKTVSGVELGGAVSSRADEPIPLVEAGALMEVKFRFRAMLAPGTYFMNAGVNARIDEERSFLDRVVDAVVFRIAPEESRICTGFVDFHVIPEVQPMRHAARVSP, via the coding sequence ATGTCCTGTGATGTTTCCATCGACGTGGCGGGCGTCGGCAAGGTATTCCCCGTCTACGAGAAGCCCCATCACCGCCTGTTGCAGATGCTGTCGCCGCGCTCGCGCAAGCGGCGCTGGTTCCGCGAGTTCCGGGCGCTGGGCGACGTTTGCGTCAAGTTGCGGGAAGGCGAAAGATATGGTCTGATCGGGCCCAACGGCTCGGGCAAGTCGACCTTGCTGCAGATCGTCTGCGGCACGCTGGCGGCGACCACGGGCACGGTCACGACCCGGGGCCGGATTGCGGCACTGCTCGAGCTGGGCGCCGGCTTCAACCTGGAATTCACCGGGCGCGAGAACGTGTACCTGAACGGGACGCTGCTCGGGCTCACGCGTGAGGAGGTGCATGCGCGCTTCGACGCCATTGCCGCGTTCGCGGACATCGGTGACTTCATCGACCAGCCGGTCAAGAGTTACTCCAGCGGCATGTTCATCCGCCTGGCCTTCGCCGTCGCGATCCATGTCGAGCCCGACATCCTGATCGTCGACGAGGCCCTGTCGGTGGGCGACGAGGCGTTCCAGCGCAAATGCTTCGCGCGGATCGAACGGTTGCGCGACGAAGGGGCGACCATCGTATTCGTGTCGCATTCGGCCAGCACCGTGCTGGAGCTCTGCAACCACGCGATCCTGCTCGATCGCGGCGATCTGTTGGCCACCGGCACGCCCAAGGAAGTGGTGGCGTTGTACCAGAGACTGCTGTTCGCGCAGCCGGACAAGGCGGCCGAGCTGCGTGCCGCCTGCCTTGCACGGCATCCCGGGAAAACGGGGGAGGACACCGCCGGTGCGATCAAGGCGCTTGTGCGCACGGTGGTCGACGATGGCGCGGCGGCCGAAGAGGAAAACTCCCATTTCGATCCGGGGCTCGTCTCCCAGAGTGCGCTCCGTTATGACTCGCGCGGTGCGCGCATCGAGGATCCGCATATCCAGACGATGACGGGTCGCCGGGTGAACGTGCTCAAGCATGGCGATGAATATGCGTACGTCTATTCGGTGGCTTTCGACCAGGCCGCGGTGGGGGTCCGGTTCGGCATGCTGATCAAGACGGTATCCGGCGTGGAGCTGGGGGGGGCGGTTTCGTCCCGCGCCGATGAACCCATTCCCCTCGTCGAGGCCGGGGCGCTCATGGAAGTGAAGTTCCGGTTCCGGGCCATGCTCGCGCCGGGAACCTACTTCATGAATGCAGGCGTCAATGCGCGAATCGACGAAGAGCGTTCGTTCCTCGACAGGGTGGTGGACGCGGTCGTGTTCCGCATCGCGCCGGAAGAATCGCGCATCTGTACCGGCTTCGTCGATTTCCACGTGATTCCAGAGGTCCAGCCGATGCGGCATGCAGCCAGGGTCAGCCCATGA
- a CDS encoding ABC-2 type transporter — MSSMKGPFRAVVQNGSLVRELTKREILGRYRGANFGLLWALISPFLMLAIYSLAFGGILGSHWPSVDGKQGNFTLILFIGLILHAFLAECLTQAPRLVSGNTSYVKKVVFPLDVLPWPMVLSALFHLFMNLVAYVVLAVVSGQGIGWTILLFPLVVLPLVVLGLGTGWALSALGVYFRDVNQITGVLATALLFTSTAIVPISVIPEGMRWIYRINPLSFIIDQTRNVVIWGRMPDWEGLGLYALLAFGVCYAGYGLFRATRRGFADVL; from the coding sequence ATGTCGAGCATGAAAGGGCCATTCCGTGCGGTCGTCCAGAATGGTTCGCTGGTCCGGGAGCTGACCAAGCGCGAGATATTGGGACGTTATCGCGGTGCCAACTTCGGGTTGCTCTGGGCGCTGATCAGCCCGTTCCTGATGCTGGCGATCTATTCGCTCGCGTTCGGTGGAATCCTGGGCAGCCATTGGCCGAGCGTTGACGGCAAGCAGGGCAATTTCACCCTGATTCTTTTCATCGGCCTGATCCTCCATGCGTTCCTTGCCGAGTGCCTCACCCAGGCGCCGCGGCTGGTGTCCGGCAATACGAGCTATGTCAAGAAGGTGGTGTTCCCGCTCGACGTGCTGCCGTGGCCGATGGTGCTGTCGGCGTTGTTCCATCTGTTCATGAACCTGGTCGCATACGTGGTCCTGGCCGTCGTTTCCGGGCAGGGAATCGGCTGGACCATCCTGCTGTTTCCGCTGGTGGTGCTGCCGCTGGTGGTGCTGGGGCTGGGGACGGGCTGGGCGCTGTCGGCGCTGGGCGTTTATTTCAGGGACGTCAACCAGATCACCGGTGTGCTGGCGACGGCGTTGCTGTTCACGTCCACCGCGATCGTTCCGATCTCGGTCATTCCCGAGGGAATGCGCTGGATCTACAGGATCAATCCGTTGAGCTTCATCATCGACCAGACACGCAACGTGGTGATCTGGGGACGCATGCCCGATTGGGAGGGGCTGGGCCTGTATGCCCTGCTCGCGTTCGGGGTGTGCTACGCCGGATACGGCCTGTTCCGCGCCACGCGCCGGGGGTTTGCCGATGTCCTGTGA
- the metC gene encoding Cystathionine beta-lyase encodes MAYRLTTLAIHGGQSPDPSTGAVMPPIYATSTYAQSSPGVHQGFEYSRTHNPTRFAYERCVAALEGGSRGFAFASGMAASATVIELLDAGSHVVAMDDIYGGSFRLFERVRRRTSGLDFSFVDLTDPAALEAAITPATKMVWIETPTNPMLKIVDIAAVAAIARRHGLIVVVDNTFASPMLQRPLELGADIVVHSATKYLNGHSDMVGGMVVVGDNAELAEQMAFLQNSVGGVQGPFDSFLALRGLKTLPLRMKAHCANALELAHWLQTHPAIEKVIYPGLPAHPQHELASRQMAGYGGIVSIVLKGGFDAAKRFCERTELFTLAESLGGVESLVNHPAVMTHASIPPVRREQLGISDALVRLSVGVEDAGDLRLDLHNALDAATA; translated from the coding sequence ATGGCCTACCGCCTCACAACATTGGCCATCCACGGTGGCCAGTCGCCCGACCCCAGTACCGGCGCGGTGATGCCGCCGATCTACGCGACCTCGACCTATGCCCAGTCCAGCCCCGGCGTGCACCAGGGCTTCGAGTATTCGCGCACCCACAACCCCACCCGTTTCGCCTACGAGCGCTGCGTGGCAGCGTTGGAAGGCGGTAGCCGGGGCTTCGCTTTCGCCTCGGGCATGGCCGCCAGCGCCACGGTGATCGAGCTGCTCGACGCCGGCAGCCACGTGGTGGCGATGGACGACATCTACGGCGGCAGTTTCCGCCTGTTCGAGCGCGTGCGCCGCCGCACCTCCGGGCTGGATTTCAGCTTCGTCGACCTGACCGATCCTGCCGCGCTGGAAGCGGCGATCACGCCGGCGACGAAGATGGTGTGGATCGAAACCCCCACCAACCCGATGCTGAAGATCGTGGACATCGCCGCGGTTGCCGCCATCGCCAGGCGCCACGGGCTGATCGTGGTGGTCGACAACACCTTCGCCTCGCCGATGCTGCAACGCCCGCTGGAGCTGGGTGCGGACATCGTCGTGCACTCGGCCACCAAGTACCTCAATGGCCATTCGGACATGGTCGGCGGCATGGTGGTGGTCGGCGACAACGCCGAACTGGCCGAGCAGATGGCGTTCCTGCAGAACTCGGTGGGTGGCGTGCAGGGCCCGTTCGACAGCTTCCTCGCCCTGCGCGGGCTGAAGACCTTGCCGCTGCGGATGAAGGCCCACTGCGCCAACGCGCTGGAGCTGGCGCACTGGCTGCAAACCCACCCGGCCATCGAAAAGGTGATCTACCCCGGCCTGCCCGCGCACCCGCAGCACGAACTGGCGAGCCGGCAGATGGCCGGTTACGGCGGCATCGTTTCGATCGTGCTCAAGGGCGGCTTCGATGCGGCCAAGCGCTTCTGCGAGCGCACCGAACTGTTCACCCTGGCCGAATCCCTCGGCGGGGTGGAAAGCCTGGTCAACCACCCTGCGGTGATGACCCATGCCTCGATTCCGCCGGTCCGCCGCGAGCAGCTCGGCATCAGCGATGCGCTGGTGCGGTTGAGCGTGGGCGTGGAAGATGCCGGAGACCTGCGGCTCGACCTGCACAATGCCCTCGATGCCGCCACCGCCTGA